The following are encoded in a window of Fulvia fulva chromosome 7, complete sequence genomic DNA:
- a CDS encoding Phosphoglucomutase: MSVKDVQTKPYGDQKPGTSGLRKKVKVFQQENYSENFVASIIQSIPEGAQDAFLVIGGDGRYWNPEVTQLIAKIGAAYGVKKLLIGQNGILSTPAASHLIRIKKATGGILLTASHNPGGPDEDFGIKYNLANGAPAPEGVTNKIYDFSKSITSYKIADIPDIDLKTIGTKTYGPIEVEIVHSTTDYVQMLKDIFDFDLIKSFLKQHPDFKILFDGLSGVTGNYGIDIFEKELGQKGSTQNCEPKPDFGGHHPDPNLVYAKSLVDRVDKEGIHFGAASDGDGDRNMIYGANAFVSPGDSLAIIAHYADLIPYFKKQGIYGLARSMPTSAAVDLVAKKKGVKSYEVPTGWKFFCGLFDSDKMNICGEESFGTGSNHIREKDGLWAIVAWLNIIAGVGQQKNETPSIKSIQHDFWNEYGRTFFTRYDYEGCESEGANKVVAHMTDLITTKKGEFVGSSVAGRKVVEADDFSYTDLDGSVSKKQGIYVQFDDGSRIVVRLSGTGSSGATIRLYIEKHENDKSTYGLDAQDYLKDNVKLATDLLKLQEFVGRTEPDVKT, encoded by the coding sequence GTCAAGGTCTTCCAGCAAGAGAACTACTCCGAGAACTTTGTTGCCTCCATCATCCAGTCCATCCCAGAAGGTGCACAAGATGCCTTCCTCGTCATTGGCGGTGACGGCCGATACTGGAACCCAGAAGTCACTCAGCTCATTGCAAAGATTGGTGCTGCATACGGCGTCAAGAAGCTGCTGATCGGCCAGAACGGCATCCTCTCGACACCCGCTGCATCACATCTCATCCGCATCAAGAAGGCCACTGGTGGTATTCTGCTCACAGCCTCCCACAACCCAGGTGGTCCCGATGAGGACTTTGGCATCAAGTACAACCTGGCCAACGGCGCCCCAGCACCAGAGGGCGTCACCAACAAGATCTACGACTTCTCAAAGAGCATCACATCCTACAAGATCGCCGACATCCCAGACATTGACCTGAAGACCATTGGCACCAAGACATACGGCCCGATCGAGGTTGAGATCGTTCACAGCACAACCGACTACGTGCAGATGCTCAAGGACATCTTCGATTTCGACCTTATCAAGTCTTTTCTCAAGCAGCACCCAGACTTCAAGATCCTCTTCGACGGCCTCAGCGGTGTCACTGGCAACTATGGTATCGACATCTTCGAGAAAGAGCTAGGACAGAAGGGTAGCACACAGAACTGCGAGCCAAAGCCAGACTTTGGCGGACACCACCCAGACCCCAACCTCGTATACGCCAAGTCGCTGGTCGACCGCGTTGACAAGGAAGGCATCCACTTCGGTGCTGCCTCTGACGGAGATGGCGACCGTAACATGATCTACGGCGCCAACGCTTTCGTCTCGCCAGGTGACTCGCTCGCCATCATCGCACACTACGCCGACCTGATCCCATACTTCAAGAAGCAGGGCATCTACGGTCTTGCCCGCTCGATGCCTACCTCCGCCGCTGTCGATCTCGTAGCAAAGAAGAAGGGCGTCAAGTCTTACGAGGTCCCAACCGGCTGGAAGTTCTTCTGCGGTCTCTTTGACTCTGACAAGATGAACATCTGCGGCGAGGAGTCGTTCGGTACCGGCAGCAACCACATTCGTGAGAAGGACGGTCTCTGGGCGATCGTTGCATGGCTCAACATCATCGCCGGTGTCGGCCAGCAGAAGAACGAGACACCATCAATCAAGAGCATCCAGCACGACTTCTGGAACGAGTACGGCCGCACCTTCTTCACACGATACGACTACGAGGGCTGCGAGAGCGAGGGCGCCAACAAGGTCGTTGCACACATGACCGATCTCATCACCACCAAGAAGGGTGAATTCGTCGGCAGCAGCGTGGCCGGCCGCAAGGTCGTCGAGGCCGATGACTTCAGCTACACCGACCTTGACGGAAGCGTGAGCAAGAAGCAGGGTATCTACGTCCAGTTTGACGACGGCAGCCGCATTGTGGTGCGTTTGTCGGGTACCGGCTCATCTGGCGCTACCATCCGTCTGTACATTGAGAAGCACGAGAACGACAAGAGCACATACGGCCTGGACGCGCAGGACTATCTGAAGGACAACGTCAAGCTCGCGACGGATTTGTTGAAGCTGCAGGAGTTTGTTGGCCGTACTGAGCCAGATGTCAAGACTTAG
- a CDS encoding Autophagy-related protein 11, giving the protein MSIAVFVGHTGQCLNLDPSTTTSLDALRSWITSQTGIQPRSQILLTAQGKQVRSQTLLTESGLFVFDSSWLNGKKAASPSKESVNSADGADFSPGTAPDTIANQNDLQSWQNLFRLRKSWAAGLLNGCSARAQQAERYQEEQSVIERSVSVAVASLQLHIKNSEKQYARAADYSTEILQDQQTHADNWEHNLGSLRSIPARAEYARFIEPMAPASGSRRNSMQHITTLQGFVDVVTVKQAASNTRSQTSGLAGKVDQIRDDLDSATKDSNDLLQAVEQLAQRSIVESSTEHETLIDEIRVVVDKMSSDFEHVQALPKAPQHIAQASKMALLHTKSYVPNLLDYCNEINELTQRRKQQRDAAADTALEHMRKLAAIEQQIANLQQDVREVEAFETQDQSLATLSIVARLPSVYGQLLVESVRRREWVAKMKRDSATLQEEVATYQEEEDKRRKKWMRVVEDIVPAEALQSRVLSIELGLQNEGGSWPMTTRDELDEYLQTILSVHGQGPVTDEIEQAIKDLDKPTRKQIKHARAFKNGSMHEAAFGDTSLLLRGDEQYKGLRDSNVRLEEELKAQKSRVRKLEDLLHRQTQSSRASTGDVFTPSSEGPFARPFSTPPVGNFAPPPSDDMIRNPPSLIKQRRPSTAGPGAEEKRLAKRVVDLEAEVQSYKDEVTSRKNSDAEFQKQVEEATSTKRDLMENMDAQQREFAEERRNLEKDLADMREKLEEAENEVERLLGSRDGVDGEIARLKEDAAGHAARAATEHDARSALERRFQVAEAAKAQAEEELQKARLQQEEKRETEAGQLQSLATAHSHLSPNAETPDGLVGLATALEELARKSAAHAKDLAEAVAFAKSENQSLWSSNERQKSELTDAEQRQSETEQQVREVQENLSAEEAKAKSLEEQLNEEQEQLRMLRSKFAEGETGSEVLRQRVTDEEDKAKKLASELAEAKSHINSLDVELFRLQKKHKAHQSSAEASAERLGKRADRAKEVSQKLYLQNQRLGRLLERLGLVMSYQGDAMTIERASKMAASTVIMDPHSQMSRQVSVTSPPPTRKSSTADSESANDLRLLHWPDAASLEEESAQYEAFLNHISRFDLDVFSDAVTKRVKDFEYTAKKYSKEAKDSTKRAEAYKERAVKLRNEGHAKIAVRDFKEGDLALFLPTRGGQVKGAWAAFNIGCPHYFLAEREGMRLGTRDFIVARIQKVEQKVVDLSGQRASHHNDNRSLGEASDAPSSMNVEDDNPFDLSDGLTWWMVHATEERGAGAAPTTPGLGKSTVAAANVDAKGSIRIKPRSKGDDASKHLNKSLDSRRSSSTSKKGVNLASTPTTAAVAVDTRQRPESKASSQDMRPLPAPAGSGLGIVSTNDSTMTNASASTDRTFMTAMQPPSTVPQQQQQHDQIRHVSTTPQRPTSSGRTADRGGGGGGGMSPRTRSKSPSKSVRSLQQHLDTAPKPSPAKQQQKKSGWESLFSAEFSLESPTKEKKNFG; this is encoded by the exons ATGTCGATCGCCGTCTTTGTTGGCCACACCGGGCAGTGCTTGAACCTCGATCCGAGTACTACCACATCCCTCGACGCTCTAAGGTCATGGATCACGTCGCAGACGGGTATTCAGCCGCGTAGTCAGATATTGCTTACGGCTCAGGGGAAACAGGTCAGGAGCCAGACGCTGTTGACGGAAAGTGGGCTGTTCGTCTTCGATTCGAGTTGGTTGAATGGGAAGAAGGCTGCTAGTCCGTCGAAGGAGTCTGTGAATAGTGCAGATGGTGCCGATTTTAGTCCGGGAACTGCGCCGGATACGATAGCGAATCAGAACGATCTGCAGTCATGGCAGAACCTGTTCAGGTTGAGGAAGAGCTGGGCGGCGGGTCTGCTGAATGGATGCAGTGCGCGCGCGCAACAGGCGGAGCGATATCAGGAGGAGCAGTCTGTGATTGAGCGCAGTGTCAGTGTGGCGGTGGCTAGTCTGCAGTTGCACATCAAGAACTCGGAGAAACAGTATGCCAGGGCAGCGGACTACTCGACGGAGATCCTGCAGGACCAGCAGACGCACGCGGATAACTGGGAGCATAACTTGGGGAGTCTGAGGAGCATTCCTGCAAGAGCAGAGTATGCGCGCTTCATTGAGCCCATGGCTCCCGCGTCGGGCTCGAGGCGCAACTCGATGCAGCACATCACGACGCTGCAGGGTTTCGTGGATGTTGTGACAGTGAAGCAGGCAGCTTCGAACACGCGATCACAGACGTCTGGTCTGGCGGGTAAAGTCGATCAGATCCGCGACGATCTTGACTCTGCGACGAAGGATAGCAACGATCTCTTGCAGGCCGTGGAACAGCTCGCTCAACGTTCGATCGTGGAGAGCTCCACCGAACACGAGACGCTCATCGACGAGATCCGAGTTGTCGTCGACAAGATGAGCAGCGACTTCGAACACGTCCAAGCTCTACCAAAGGCACCTCAACACATCGCCCAGGCTTCCAAAATGGCTCTCCTGCACACGAAGAGCTATGTCCCGAACCTCCTCGACTACTGCAACGAGATCAATGAGTTGACGCAAAGAAGGAAGCAGCAACGGGATGCTGCTGCGGATACTGCTCTCGAGCATATGAGGAAGCTGGCAGCTATCGAGCAGCAGATAGCGAATCTGCAACAGGATGTGAGAGAAGTGGAAGCTTTCGAGACGCAAGATCAATCCCTTGCAACACTTTCTATTGTCGCACGCCTGCCATCGGTGTATGGGCAGCTCTTGGTTGAGTCTGTCAGGCGCCGAGAGTGGGTCGCGAAGATGAAGAGGGATTCTGCTACGCTGCAAGAGGAGGTCGCGACATATcaagaggaagaagacaagAGACGGAAGAAGTGGATGCGTGTTGTGGAAGACATTGTCCCAGCTGAGGCACTGCAAAGTCGCGTGCTTAGTATCGAGCTTGGGCTTCAGAATGAAGGTGGCAGCTGGCCGATGACGACAAGGGATGAGTTGGACGAGTACCTGCAAACGATTCTATCAGTCCATGGACAAGGACCTGTCACGGATGAGATCGAGCAAGCAATCAAGGATCTGGACAAACCCACACGCAAGCAGATCAAGCACGCACGAGCTTTCAAGAACGGCAGCATGCATGAAGCTGCATTTGGCGACACGTCACTCCTGCTGCGCGGAGATGAGCAATACAAAGGCCTACGCGATAGCAACGTGAGGCTGGAAGAAGAGCTCAAAGCGCAGAAGAGCCGTGTACGCAAACTTGAGGATCTCCTTCATCGTCAGACACAGAGCAGCAGAGCAAGCACTGGTGATGTGTTCACGCCCTCTAGTGAAGGCCCTTTTGCTCGGCCGTTTTCCACGCCGCCAGTGGGCAATTTTGCGCCCCCTCCTTCGGACGACATGATTCGCAATCCTCCTTCGCTGATCAAGCAGCGGAGGCCATCAACAGCGGGTCCAGGAGCAGAGGAGAAGAGGCTTGCGAAGCGGGTGGTTGATCTTGAGGCTGAAGTGCAGTCGTATAAAGATGAGGTGACATCTCGCAAGAACTCCGATGCAGAGTTTCAGAAACAGGTTGAGGAAGCTACATCTACAAAGCGAGACCTGATGGAGAACATGGACGCGCAGCAACGAGAGTTCGCTGAAGAAAGGCGCAACCTGGAGAAAGACCTTGCAGATATGCGAGAGAAACTCGAGGAAGCAGAGAACGAAGTCGAACGTCTACTAGGCTCTAGAGATGGCGTAGACGGTGAGATCGCCAGACTCAAGGAGGACGCTGCTGGTCATGCTGCCAGAGCTGCGACGGAGCATGATGCTCGAAGTGCTCTGGAACGCAGGTTTCAAGTTGCTGAGGCTGCCAAAGCTCAAGCTGAGGAAGAGCTGCAGAAAGCACGTTTGCAGCAAGAAGAGAAGCGAGAGACAGAGGCAGGACAGTTACAGTCCCTCGCGACTGCACACTCACACCTCTCGCCGAACGCAGAAACACCAGATGGTCTCGTCGGCTTGGCGACCGCGCTCGAGGAACTTGCTCGCAAATCTGCTGCACATGCGAAGGATTTGGCGGAAGCTGTGGCTTTTGCTAAGAGCGAGAACCAGTCTCTCTGGTCGAGCAATGAGCGTCAGAAGAGTGAGCTTACCGATGCCGAGCAGCGACAGAGCGAAACTGAACAGCAAGTCCGGGAAGTACAGGAGAATTTGTCTGCTGAAGAGGCGAAGGCGAAGTCACTCGAAGAGCAGCTCAACGAGGAACAAGAACAGCTTCGCATGCTGCGCAGCAAGTTTGCTGAAGGCGAGACTGGCTCAGAAGTGCTACGTCAACGCGTCACAGACGAGGAAGACAAGGCGAAGAAGCTGGCGTCCGAGCTGGCAGAAGCCAAGTCCCATATCAATAGCCTCGATGTCGAACTCTTCCGGCTGCAAAAGAAGCACAAGGCGCACCAAAGCTCAGCAGAGGCTTCTGCCGAACGTCTAGGAAAGCGGGCAGATCGCGCGAAAGAGGTGTCGCAAAAGCTTTACTTGCAGAACCAGCGCTTGGGCCGACTCCTTGAACGACTGGGCCTCGTCATGTCATACCAAGGTGATGCTATGACGATCGAACGTGCGTCGAAGATGGCTGCTAGTACCGTGATCATGGACCCGCATTCACAGATGAGCAGACAAGTCTCGGTCACGTCGCCGCCGCCGACTAGGAAGTCTTCGACGGCAGATAGTGAGTCTGCGAACGATCTCCGCCTGCTTCATTGGCCTGACGCGGCAAGTCTGGAAGAGGAGAGTGCACAGTATGAGGCATTCTTGAACCACATTTCGCGCTTCGATCTGGATGTCTTCTCGGATGCGGTCACGAAGCGAGTCAAGGACTTTGAGTACACGGCCAAGAAGTATAGCAAGGAGGCGAAAGATTCTACGAAGCGGGCAGAGGCGTATAAGGAACGTGCTGTCAAGCTGAGGAATGAGGGTCACGCGAAGATTGCAGTCAGAGACTTTAAGGAAGGTGATCTTGCACTGTTCTTGCCGACACGAGGTGGACAGGTCAAGGGTGCTTGGGCTGCCTTCAATATCGGATGTCCGCACTACTTCCTCGCGGAAAGAGAAGGCATGAGACTCGGCACGCGAGACTTTATCGTCGCCAGAATCCAGAAAGTCGAGCAGAAAGTCGTGGACCTAAGCGGTCAACGCGCCTCGCACCACAACGACAACAGAAGTCTCGGCGAAGCATCCGACGCGCCCTCATCCATGAACGTCGAAGACGACAACCCCTTCGACCTCTCAGACGGCCTGACATGGTGGATGGTCCACGCCACCGAAGAACGCGGCGCGGGTGCAGCACCCACCACACCCGGCCTAGGCAAATCGACAGTGGCAGCCGCGAACGTCGACGCGAAGGGCAGCATTCGAATCAAACCCCGCAGCAAAGGCGACGATGCTAGCAAGCatcttaataagagcttggATAGTCGTCGTAGTAGCTCGACTTCGAAGAAGGGTGTGAATCTCGCCTCCACGCCTACTACTGCGGCCGTGGCGGTTGATACGCGGCAGAGACCGGAGAGTAAGGCTAGCTCACAGGATATGAGGCCTTTGCCAGCACCCGCGGGGAGTGGGTTGGGAATTGTCAGTACGAATGATTCCACGATGACGAATGCTTCGGCGAGTACGGATAGGACTTTCATGACTGCTATGCAACCCCCTTCCACCGTTccgcagcagcagcagcagcatgATCAG ATCCGGCACGTCTCAACAACACCACAACGTCCCACCTCCTCCGGCCGCACCGCTGACCGAGGAGGTGGCGGTGGCGGCGGCATGTCACCACGCACCCGCTCCAAATCACCATCGAAATCTGTCCGATCTCTACAGCAGCATCTCGATACAGCACCGAAACCCTCGCCGGCAAAACAGCAGCAGAAGAAGTCCGGGTGGGAGAGTTTGTTTTCGGCGGAGTTTTCGTTGGAGAGTCCTacgaaggagaagaagaattTCGGTTGA
- a CDS encoding Vacuolar protein sorting-associated protein 35: MGSPPPVEDQARLLEDALSVVRQQTTLMRRCLETPGKLMDALKCSSTLVSELRTSSLGPKQYYELYMSVFDALRHLSVYLRESHPVNHLADLYELVQYAGNIVPRLYLMITVGTVYMSIEDAPVKEIMKDMMEMSRGVQHPVRGLFLRYYLSGQARDALPTGEGDGPEGNLQDSISFILTNFVEMNKLWVRLQHQGHSREREQRTKERQELQLLVGSNLVRLSQLVDLESYKNGILQPLLEQVVQCRDVLAQEYLLEVITQVFPDEFHLHTLDQLLAATARLNPHVNVKQIVIGLMDRLSAYAARESETKTPEQRQKIEDKSVTSLLEKLKLSKEAGDAEPVKPTENGEEVHDETAPNTEEPASSEAAEETSAKDEEEPKTNGQKHNGIPANIKLFEIFYEQVVHIVGMQRLPIQDITPLLVSLVNLALNIYPERLDYVDQVLHHATKEVARFQNSADLHSQQAQQSLLALLHAPVKAYFSLFTALALPSFVPLFQQQPYPTRRAVAGETARNILRNETKITSQAHLDGVLSILSVLIKEGMQPSSGYTGAAARRNAIETEETVEEQGWLARIVHLIKGADNVSQFKLLQTARSAFQEGNERTKYTTPAIITQSLKLARSFKRREHLSSDDYSAQSSALYKFIHTTISALYTRVSSSGVPDLVLRLFVACGQVASQCESEDVAYEYFAQAFTVYEESISDSKLQFQAICIISGALSGCSERFSRDNYDTLITKAALHGSKLLKKPDQCRAVYLASHLWWSVEKAEQPEGVESKEPYRDGKRVLECLQRALRVADACMDTAVSVELFVEILNRYVYYFDQENDAVTTKYLNGLVELIHSNLNTTENASGLEHPRKHFQKTLDYIRSREYEGVVTTAKS; encoded by the exons ATGGGCTCGCCGCCGCCGGTCGAGGACCAGGCGCGGCTGTTGGAAGATGCCCTGAGTGTCGTGCGCCAGCAGACGACGCTGATGCGGCGATGTCTCGAGACTCCCGGCAAGCTGATGGATGCGCTGAAGTGCAG CTCAACCCTCGTATCGGAACTGCGCACCAGCAGTCTAGGCCCCAAGCAGTACTACGAGCTGTACATGTCCGTCTTCGATGCCCTGCGACACCTCTCCGTCTACCTCCGCGAATCACATCCCGTCAATCACCTCGCCGATCTTTACGAGCTGGTTCAATATGCGGGCAACATTGTACCTAGATTGTATCTCATGATCACGGTGGGGACAGTGTATATGAGCATAGAGGATGCACCGGTCAAAGAGATCATGAAGGACATGATGGAGATGAGCCGTGGAGTACAGCACCCAGTCCGAGGTCTCTTCCTGCGATATTACCTGTCTGGCCAAGCACGAGACGCCCTGCCTACCGGAGAGGGAGATGGACCCGAAGGCAATCTGCAGGACAGTATAAGCTTCATTCTGACCAACTTCGTTGAGATGAACAAGCTTTGGGTACGACTGCAACACCAGGGACATTCACGAGAACGAGAGCAACGAACGAAGGAACGGCAGGAGCTGCAACTACTGGTGGGTAGTAATCTTGTTCGCTTGAGCCAGCTGGTCGATCTGGAAAGCTACAAGAACGGCATACTACAACCTCTGCTGGAGCAAGTGGTGCAATGTCGGGATGTGCTGGCGCAAGAGTATCTGCTAGAGGTTATAACACAGGTCTTCCCTGATGAGTTCCACCTACATACCCTCGATCAGCTTCTGGCGGCGACCGCGAGACTCAATCCTCACGTCAACGTCAAGCAGATTGTCATTGGGCTTATGGATAGACTATCGGCGTATGCGGCACGAGAATCTGAGACCAAGACGCCCGAACAGCGGCAGAAGATTGAGGACAAGTCGGTGACTTCTTTGCTGGAGAAGCTTAAATTGTCCAAGGAGGCTGGAGATGCAGAGCCGGTCAAGCCGACAGAGAACGGCGAAGAGGTTCATGACGAGACAGCCCCGAACACAGAAGAGCCAGCTTCCTCCGAAGCAGCGGAAGAGACATCCGCCAAGGACGAAGAGGAACCGAAAACGAACGGCCAGAAGCACAATGGCATTCCTGCGAATATCAAACTGTTCGAGATCTTCTACGAGCAAGTGGTGCACATCGTGGGTATGCAAAGACTACCTATACAAGATATCACCCCGCTACTGGTGTCCTTGGTCAATCTGGCTCTCAATATCTACCCCGAGCGGTTGGACTATGTCGACCAAGTCTTGCATCATGCAACGAAAGAAGTAGCACGCTTCCAGAACTCAGCCGACCTCCACTCACAACAGGCACAGCAAAGTTTGCTTGCCTTGCTTCATGCTCCGGTCAAGGCATACTTCTCGCTCTTCACAGCTCTAGCGCTTCCAAGCTTTGTACCTCTTTTCCAACAGCAACCATATCCAACACGGCGAGCGGTGGCAGGAGAAACAGCACGCAACATCCTACGGAACGAGACCAAGATTACGAGCCAAGCACATCTCGACGGCGTGCTGTCAATCTTGTCTGTATTGATCAAAGAAGGCATGCAGCCATCCTCAGGCTACACTGGTGCTGCTGCCAGAAGAAACGCCATTGAGACTGAAGAGACTGTCGAAGAACAAGGCTGGCTCGCGCGGATAGTCCATCTCATCAAGGGAGCGGACAATGTATCACAGTTCAAGCTGCTTCAAACAGCACGAAGCGCATTCCAGGAAGGAAACGAACGGACGAAATACACCACACCAGCAATAATCACACAATCTCTCAAGCTTGCCCGCTCGTTCAAGCGAAGGGAACATCTATCGAGCGACGATTACTCCGCGCAGTCCTCGGCGCTCTACAAGTTCATCCACACCACAATCTCCGCACTTTACACCAGGGTGTCATCGTCTGGCGTTCCGGATCTTGTGCTGCGACTTTTCGTGGCTTGCGGTCAGGTTGCGAGTCAATGCGAAAGCGAAGATGTGGCATACGAGTACTTTGCGCAAGCCTTCACTGTCTACGAAGAGTCAATATCGGATTCGAAGCTGCAATTCCAGGCCATTTGCATCATCTCAGGTGCACTCTCGGGCTGCTCGGAACGATTTAGTCGGGATAACTACGACACTTTGATCACGAAAGCAGCGCTGCACGGTAGTAAGCTACTCAAGAAACCGGACCAGTGTCGAGCTGTGTATCTTGCCAGTCACTTGTGGTGGTCAGTCGAGAAGGCCGAGCAGCCAGAGGGTGTCGAATCGAAAGAG CCCTACCGCGACGGCAAGCGTGTGCTTGAATGTCTACAACGTGCACTACGAGTGGCCGACGCTTGCATGGACACTGCGGTTTCCGTGGAGCTCTTCGTTGAGATCCTCAACCGCTACGTCTACTACTTCGACCAAGAGAACGACGCAGTCACGACGAAATACCTCAATGGCCTGGTCGAGCTCATCCACAGCAACCTTAACACGACGGAGAACGCGAGTGGACTTGAACACCCGAGAAAGCACTTCCAAAAGACACTCGACTACATACGGTCGAGGGAGTACGAAGGAGTTGTGACCACGGCGAAGTCATAG
- a CDS encoding Signal peptidase complex catalytic subunit sec11: protein MLGSLASMQPRQLAAQVLNFALVLSTAFMLWKGLSVFTNSSSPIVVVLSGSMEPAFQRGDLLFLWNRGVETQVGEVVVYNVRGKDIPIVHRVIRRFGGGAAPLQLLTKGDNNAADDTELYARGQNYLDRSKDIVGSVIGYVPFVGYVTILLSEYPWLKTAMMVFMALTVVLQRE, encoded by the exons ATGCTCGGCTCCCTCGCCTCCATGCAACCGCGCCAACTCGCCGCTCAAGTCCTCAACTTCGCCCTCGTCCTCTCAACCGCCTTCATGCTCTGGAAGGGCCTCTCAGTCTTCACCAACTCCTCCTCGCCCATCGTCGTAGTCCTCTCCGGCAGCATGGAGCCAGCCTTCCAACGGGGGGATTTGCTGTTTTTGTGGAATAGAGGGGTCGAGACGCAGGTGGGCGAGGTTGTGGTGTATAATGTGCGTGGGAAGGATATTCCGATTGTGCATAGGGTTATTAGACGGTTTGGGGGAGG GGCTGCGCCGCTGCAACTTCTCACGAAGGGAGATAACAATGCCGCTGATGACACGGAGCTTTATGCGCGTGGGCAGAATTACCTGGACAGGAGCAAGGATATTGTGGGGAGTGTGATCGGATATGTCCCTTTCGTGGGATACGTGACAATTCTGCTGAGCGAATACCCTTGGTTGAAGACGGCGATGATGGTCTTCATGGCGCTTACGGTGGTGTTGCAGCGGGAATAG
- a CDS encoding N-glycosidase: MSQPPTISPDPSVGPVWFWREFESPYGFMSQWYESSFEVDGVTYQTAEMWMMIQKAKLFGDEEIAREMMKTAVPREHQALGRRAKGFDRKKWDEHKSRIVEEGNYHKFTKGKESADMRTKLLATGDRELVEASPSDRIWGIGFGAADAEANRDKWGENRLGKAITNVRQRLRDEGHK, translated from the exons ATGTCACAACCCCCCACCATATCTCCAGACCCCTCCGTCGGCCCAGTCTGGTTCTGGCGCGAATTCGAATCTCCCTACGGCTTCATGTCTCAATGGTACGAATCTTCCTTTGAAGTCGATGGTGTTACCTACCAGACGGCGGAAATGTGGATGATGATTCAGAAGGCGAAGTTATTTGGGGATGAGGAGATTGCACGGGAGATGATGAAGACGGCGGTGCCGAGGGAGCATCAGGCGTTGGGACGGAGGGCGAAGGG ATTCGATCGCAAGAAGTGGGATGAGCATAAGAGTCGCATTGTGGAGGAGGGGAATTATCACAAGTTCACGAAGGGGAAGGAGAGTGCTGATATGAGGACGAAGTTGTTGGCGACGGGGGATAGGGAACTTGTTGAG GCATCTCCATCAGATCGCATATGGGGAATCGGATTCGGTGCTGCTGACGCAGAGGCAAACCGCGACAAGTGGGGTGAGAATCGACTGGGTAAGGCGATCACGAATGTGAGGCAGCGGCTGCGCGACGAGGGTCACAAATAG